One Nocardioides aromaticivorans genomic window carries:
- a CDS encoding transcriptional regulator produces the protein MDELQERRRAALSAWTTFVEQGDRAAPLVRPEIRDSWERSGAVVARDVVEAPLADESETRSFWQGSPLQVAVERVEDELRRTAEDGDLVLAVTDPDTRVLWTYGGRVMRRKAETVNFVMGGRWDDQSVGTNALDLANRLDRPAMVFSAEHYAPIVHNWVCWAAPVHDPVSGAKLGVLDISTTWDRTHPIGLATARVLARLVEQALPRTQQYLHEAAPGDELVEPGLVLSLLGTAEARIDGQRLLLNRRQTEILALLALHPDGLSLDQLHAMLYGDHAVTFSTLKAEVSHLRHALAGQLASRPYRLLMPIATDVDHVLGLLRRGEVAAAVEAYGGDLLPGTESPALVEMGEYVAVAVREALLADPQPDAVLHYAELAPYDTAVLEACLARLALDGRVAHPSVPLLKARLAVADV, from the coding sequence ACCGCGCGGCGCCGCTCGTGCGCCCGGAGATCCGGGACAGCTGGGAGCGGTCCGGCGCGGTCGTCGCCCGCGACGTCGTCGAGGCGCCGCTGGCCGACGAGTCGGAGACCCGCTCGTTCTGGCAGGGCTCGCCGCTCCAGGTCGCCGTCGAGCGGGTCGAGGACGAGCTGCGCCGTACGGCCGAGGACGGCGACCTGGTGCTCGCCGTCACCGACCCGGACACCCGCGTGCTGTGGACCTACGGCGGCCGGGTGATGCGCCGCAAGGCCGAGACCGTCAACTTCGTGATGGGCGGGCGCTGGGACGACCAGTCGGTCGGCACCAACGCCCTCGACCTCGCCAACCGGCTCGACCGGCCCGCGATGGTGTTCAGCGCCGAGCACTACGCGCCGATCGTGCACAACTGGGTCTGCTGGGCGGCGCCCGTGCACGACCCGGTCAGCGGTGCCAAGCTCGGCGTGCTCGACATCTCGACCACCTGGGACCGCACCCACCCGATCGGCCTCGCCACCGCGCGGGTGCTGGCCCGACTGGTCGAGCAGGCCCTGCCCCGCACCCAGCAGTACCTCCACGAGGCCGCCCCCGGCGACGAGCTGGTCGAGCCCGGTCTCGTCCTCAGCCTGCTCGGCACCGCCGAGGCCCGGATCGACGGCCAGCGCCTCCTGCTCAACCGCCGGCAGACCGAGATCCTCGCCCTGCTCGCGTTGCACCCCGACGGGCTCTCCCTCGACCAGCTCCACGCGATGCTCTACGGCGATCACGCGGTCACCTTCTCCACCCTCAAGGCCGAGGTCTCCCACCTGCGCCACGCCCTCGCCGGCCAGCTCGCGTCGCGGCCCTACCGCCTGCTGATGCCGATCGCCACCGACGTCGACCACGTGCTCGGCCTGCTCCGCCGCGGCGAGGTCGCGGCCGCCGTCGAGGCCTACGGCGGCGACCTCCTCCCCGGCACCGAGAGCCCGGCCCTCGTCGAGATGGGCGAGTACGTCGCCGTCGCCGTCCGCGAGGCGCTGCTGGCCGACCCCCAGCCCGACGCCGTCCTGCACTACGCCGAGCTGGCGCCGTACGACACCGCGGTGCTGGAGGCCTGCCTCGCCCGCCTCGCCCTCGACGGTCGTGTCGCCCACCCCTCGGTCCCGTTGCTGAAGGCGCGGTTGGCGGTCGCCGACGTCTGA
- a CDS encoding HNH endonuclease signature motif containing protein produces MDLGTSGTATAVSTASLLSWIADDAEVRDHLLIREWMNIAAWAEANIVESPEGAATLTEGYLDTGVPIAGPGAPLVSEFRLMELIAVLGRSPDGGRSYVGQVIECAWRLPLLYAAVVDGRVAPWRAQRIADLTRSLPAEAAEFVDRHLDAAVGGVGWAQLERLVTEAILRFDPERAEAERQAANEHRHCNITDTDEHGGVHLEAYLDAADGHDLNQAISREAALRGQLGDTDSLDVRRAKAVGAIARRDLALDLLIADETTGEVIAQAPGRRVELNVHITDTALTGDNNVGRCEETRSPVQTAQVKEWLQVPGTTVIVRPVIDLADCIPVDSYEIPDRHQRRVRLRDHTCRFPNCPQQAVRCDLDHAKPHGEGGKTCPCNLVPLCRRHHRAKTHSQWRYLVIQPGHYLWTSPHGHHFHVGPAGTTILDGY; encoded by the coding sequence ATGGATCTCGGAACCAGCGGCACCGCGACAGCGGTTTCGACAGCCTCGCTGCTGTCGTGGATCGCTGACGACGCCGAGGTCCGTGACCACCTCCTGATCCGGGAGTGGATGAACATCGCCGCCTGGGCTGAGGCCAACATCGTCGAAAGTCCCGAGGGTGCAGCGACGTTGACGGAGGGCTATCTCGACACCGGTGTCCCGATCGCCGGCCCGGGTGCCCCGCTCGTGAGCGAGTTCCGGTTGATGGAGCTGATCGCGGTGCTTGGCAGGTCGCCGGATGGTGGCCGGTCGTATGTGGGTCAGGTCATCGAGTGCGCCTGGCGCCTGCCGCTGCTGTATGCCGCCGTGGTGGACGGCCGGGTGGCGCCGTGGCGGGCCCAGCGCATCGCTGACCTGACGAGGTCGCTGCCGGCAGAAGCCGCGGAGTTCGTGGACCGGCACCTCGACGCCGCCGTCGGTGGGGTCGGCTGGGCGCAGCTCGAACGCCTCGTCACCGAGGCGATCCTCCGGTTCGACCCCGAACGCGCCGAGGCCGAACGGCAGGCCGCGAACGAGCACCGTCACTGCAACATCACCGACACCGATGAGCACGGCGGCGTGCACCTCGAGGCCTACCTCGATGCGGCCGACGGCCACGACCTCAACCAAGCCATCTCCCGGGAAGCAGCACTGCGGGGCCAGCTCGGCGACACCGACTCCCTCGATGTGCGTCGGGCGAAGGCGGTCGGTGCGATCGCCCGCCGCGACCTCGCCCTCGACCTGCTGATCGCCGACGAGACCACCGGCGAGGTCATCGCCCAAGCGCCCGGACGGCGGGTCGAGCTGAATGTCCACATCACCGACACCGCCCTCACCGGCGACAACAACGTCGGGCGGTGTGAGGAGACCAGGTCACCCGTCCAGACGGCCCAGGTGAAGGAGTGGCTGCAGGTCCCCGGCACGACCGTCATCGTCCGGCCCGTCATCGACCTGGCCGACTGCATCCCGGTCGACTCCTACGAGATCCCCGACCGCCACCAGCGACGCGTCCGGCTGCGCGACCACACCTGCCGGTTCCCCAACTGCCCCCAACAAGCGGTCCGCTGCGACCTCGACCACGCCAAGCCCCATGGCGAGGGCGGGAAGACGTGTCCCTGCAACCTCGTCCCGCTCTGCCGCAGGCACCACCGCGCCAAGACCCACAGCCAATGGCGCTACCTCGTGATCCAGCCCGGCCACTACCTGTGGACCAGCCCCCACGGCCACCACTTCCACGTCGGCCCCGCCGGCACCACGATCCTCGACGGCTACTGA
- a CDS encoding (2Fe-2S)-binding protein — MARINLTVDGQQVADDVEPRMLLVQYLREKLGKTGTVIGCDTSNCGACTVHLNGRSVKSCNVLAVQADGGEVTTIEGLAGEDGQLHRVQESFRECHGLQCGFCTPGMIMQTVDLLNENPSPSEEAIRLGLEGNLCRCTGYHNIVRAVQHAAGTTEGASA; from the coding sequence ATGGCCCGGATCAACCTCACCGTCGACGGCCAGCAGGTCGCCGACGACGTCGAACCCCGGATGCTCCTCGTGCAGTACCTCCGGGAGAAGCTCGGCAAGACCGGCACCGTCATCGGTTGCGACACCAGCAACTGCGGCGCGTGCACGGTCCACCTCAACGGCAGGAGCGTGAAGTCCTGCAACGTGCTGGCGGTCCAGGCCGACGGCGGGGAGGTCACGACCATCGAGGGCCTGGCCGGGGAGGACGGCCAGCTGCACAGGGTGCAGGAGTCGTTCCGGGAGTGCCACGGCCTGCAGTGCGGGTTCTGCACGCCCGGGATGATCATGCAGACCGTCGACCTGCTCAACGAGAACCCGAGCCCCTCCGAGGAGGCCATCCGGCTCGGCCTCGAGGGCAACCTGTGCCGCTGCACCGGCTACCACAACATCGTGCGCGCCGTTCAGCACGCCGCCGGTACGACGGAGGGGGCATCGGCATGA
- a CDS encoding xanthine dehydrogenase family protein molybdopterin-binding subunit, whose product MTATQEPTTGQEIGRDRRRKEDQRLITGRTRWTDNITLPGMLHLAMVRSPFPHARITNIDTDAAKAATNVVAVLTGADLDEGQGACINAWPVVTDQVTPAHLPMPTDRVAFAGETVAVVVARSAAEARDAAELVEVDYEELPAALDLKEAATAHETGGAIAHPDLGTNVSAVWRFDSAEAGTGGDVEAAIAEARANGIVIEREYRQQRLIPAFMEPRSTVVDPTGEQITVWSATQVPHILRFAIAATTGVPESKIRVIAPDVGGGFGGKLQQTPEEMITFAVARRLGKPVKFTETRSESLLTAHHGRDQWQRLTLAATKEGRVTGLKVDLLADLGAYVAIVGGGVPVLGAFMFNAIYKFPAYQFQTTNILTNKTWTDAYRGAGRPEATFAIERLMDELAAELGKDPLEVREMNWIKHEEFPFTTVAGLEYDSGNYEAATARAKEMFGYDALRAEQAERRARGDKVQLGLGVSTFTEMCGLAPSRVLGSLNYGAGGWEHAEVRMLATGKVEVVTGASAHGQGHETAFSQIVADRLGVPFEDVEILHGDTQISHKGLDTYGSRSLVVGGEALVRALDKVIEKARPVAAHLLEASADDLEFSGGRFTVKGTDQGMAIQEIATAVFAAHNLPDGMEPSLDSEATYDPVNFNYPHGTHLCAVEVDTETGQVRLRKYVCCDDIGVVINPLIVAGQVHGGLVQGIAQALWEEAVYDDNGTLVTGSFVDYLLPTAADTISFEIDHTTSPSTTNSLGTKGVGEAGTIASTPAVVNAVVDALRPLGVHDVAMPCTPERVWRAINSGSSGGRTTESAMPHFDESEGGVQ is encoded by the coding sequence ATGACCGCGACCCAGGAGCCCACGACCGGCCAGGAGATCGGCCGCGACCGGCGACGCAAGGAGGACCAGCGCCTGATCACCGGCCGGACGCGGTGGACGGACAACATCACGCTGCCCGGGATGCTCCACCTGGCGATGGTCCGCAGCCCGTTCCCGCACGCGCGGATCACGAACATCGACACGGACGCGGCGAAGGCCGCGACCAACGTGGTGGCGGTGCTGACCGGCGCCGACCTCGACGAGGGCCAGGGCGCCTGCATCAACGCGTGGCCGGTCGTCACCGACCAGGTCACCCCGGCGCACCTGCCGATGCCGACCGACCGGGTCGCCTTCGCGGGCGAGACGGTCGCCGTCGTGGTCGCCCGGTCCGCCGCGGAGGCGCGCGACGCCGCCGAGCTGGTGGAGGTCGACTACGAGGAGCTGCCGGCCGCGCTCGACCTCAAGGAGGCGGCCACCGCGCACGAGACCGGGGGAGCGATCGCGCACCCCGACCTCGGCACCAACGTCAGCGCCGTCTGGCGCTTCGACTCGGCCGAGGCCGGGACCGGCGGCGACGTCGAGGCCGCGATCGCCGAGGCGCGCGCCAACGGCATCGTCATCGAGCGGGAGTACCGCCAGCAGCGGCTGATCCCGGCGTTCATGGAGCCGCGCAGCACGGTCGTCGACCCGACGGGCGAGCAGATCACGGTCTGGTCGGCCACCCAGGTCCCGCACATCCTGCGCTTCGCGATCGCCGCGACCACGGGCGTCCCCGAGTCGAAGATCCGGGTGATCGCCCCCGACGTGGGTGGCGGCTTCGGCGGCAAGCTGCAGCAGACGCCGGAGGAGATGATCACCTTCGCGGTGGCCCGCCGGCTCGGCAAGCCGGTGAAGTTCACCGAGACCCGCAGCGAGTCGCTGCTCACGGCCCACCACGGGCGCGACCAGTGGCAGCGGCTCACCCTCGCGGCGACCAAGGAGGGCCGGGTCACCGGCCTCAAGGTCGACCTGCTCGCGGACCTGGGCGCCTATGTCGCGATCGTGGGCGGCGGGGTGCCGGTGCTGGGCGCGTTCATGTTCAACGCGATCTACAAGTTCCCGGCGTACCAGTTCCAGACGACCAACATCCTCACCAACAAGACCTGGACCGACGCCTACCGCGGCGCCGGCCGGCCCGAGGCCACCTTCGCCATCGAGCGGCTGATGGACGAGCTCGCGGCCGAGCTCGGCAAGGACCCGCTCGAGGTCCGCGAGATGAACTGGATCAAGCACGAGGAGTTCCCGTTCACCACGGTCGCCGGCCTGGAGTACGACTCCGGCAACTACGAGGCCGCCACCGCGCGGGCCAAGGAGATGTTCGGGTACGACGCCCTCCGCGCCGAGCAGGCCGAGCGACGGGCCCGTGGCGACAAGGTCCAGCTCGGGCTGGGCGTCTCGACCTTCACCGAGATGTGCGGCCTCGCGCCGTCCCGCGTCCTGGGCAGCCTCAACTACGGGGCGGGCGGCTGGGAGCATGCCGAGGTCCGGATGCTCGCGACCGGCAAGGTCGAGGTCGTCACCGGGGCGTCGGCCCACGGACAGGGGCACGAGACGGCGTTCAGCCAGATCGTGGCCGACCGGCTCGGCGTACCGTTCGAGGACGTCGAGATCCTGCACGGCGACACGCAGATCTCCCACAAGGGCCTGGACACCTACGGGTCCCGCAGCCTGGTCGTCGGCGGAGAGGCCCTGGTGCGGGCGCTCGACAAGGTCATCGAGAAGGCGCGGCCCGTCGCGGCCCACCTCCTCGAGGCCTCCGCCGACGACCTCGAGTTCAGCGGCGGCCGGTTCACCGTCAAGGGGACCGACCAGGGCATGGCGATCCAGGAGATCGCCACCGCCGTCTTCGCCGCGCACAACCTGCCCGACGGGATGGAGCCCTCGCTCGACTCCGAGGCGACCTACGACCCGGTGAACTTCAACTACCCCCACGGCACGCACCTGTGCGCGGTGGAGGTGGACACGGAGACCGGCCAGGTCAGGCTGCGCAAGTACGTCTGCTGTGACGACATCGGCGTGGTGATCAACCCGCTCATCGTCGCGGGCCAGGTCCATGGCGGCCTGGTGCAGGGCATCGCCCAGGCGCTCTGGGAGGAGGCCGTGTACGACGACAACGGCACCCTCGTCACCGGGTCGTTCGTCGACTACCTGCTGCCCACGGCGGCCGACACGATCAGCTTCGAGATCGACCACACCACCTCTCCGTCGACCACCAACTCGCTCGGCACCAAGGGCGTCGGCGAGGCCGGCACGATCGCCTCGACGCCGGCCGTCGTCAACGCGGTCGTCGACGCGCTGCGCCCGCTGGGCGTCCACGACGTCGCGATGCCGTGCACGCCCGAGCGGGTGTGGCGGGCCATCAACAGCGGGTCGTCCGGTGGCCGGACGACGGAGTCGGCCATGCCCCACTTCGACGAGTCGGAAGGAGGGGTCCAGTGA
- a CDS encoding FAD binding domain-containing protein — MIPAAFEYVAPTSVEEAVAALAEHGDDAKIIAGGQSLLPVLRMRLNAPEWVIDLGRIDSLRGVRDAGDHLVIGAMTTHHDVGQDPLVHEHALLISKAITHLADAQVRHRGTFGGALAHADPAGDLGAPARALGATFVVQGPGGTREVAAEAFFVDLFETALSDDEILTAVKVPKYDGWGASYEKFVRIAHQWPIVAVAATVRLDGDTIAEARIGLTNMGSTPLRAEAAEQALVGQPATEEGVAAAAALAAEGTNPPSDLNGDADYRRHLATVLTRRAVLAAAARS; from the coding sequence GTGATCCCCGCAGCCTTCGAGTACGTCGCCCCGACCTCGGTCGAGGAGGCCGTGGCCGCGCTGGCCGAGCACGGCGACGACGCCAAGATCATCGCCGGCGGGCAGAGCCTGCTGCCGGTGCTCCGGATGCGGCTCAACGCCCCGGAGTGGGTCATCGACCTCGGTCGCATCGACAGCCTGCGGGGTGTCCGCGACGCCGGCGACCACCTGGTGATCGGCGCGATGACGACGCACCACGACGTCGGCCAGGACCCGCTCGTCCACGAGCACGCCCTGCTGATCAGCAAGGCGATCACCCATCTCGCCGATGCCCAGGTCCGGCATCGGGGCACCTTCGGCGGCGCGCTCGCGCACGCCGACCCCGCGGGCGATCTCGGGGCGCCCGCGCGGGCGCTCGGCGCGACCTTCGTCGTGCAGGGGCCCGGTGGCACCCGGGAGGTGGCGGCCGAGGCCTTCTTCGTCGACCTCTTCGAGACCGCGCTGTCCGACGACGAGATCCTCACCGCGGTGAAGGTCCCCAAGTACGACGGCTGGGGGGCGTCGTACGAGAAGTTCGTCCGGATCGCGCACCAGTGGCCGATCGTCGCGGTGGCGGCGACGGTCCGGCTCGACGGCGACACGATCGCGGAGGCGCGGATCGGGCTGACCAACATGGGCTCGACCCCGCTGCGTGCGGAGGCCGCCGAGCAGGCGCTGGTCGGGCAGCCGGCGACCGAGGAGGGCGTGGCCGCCGCTGCCGCGCTCGCCGCGGAGGGCACGAACCCGCCCAGCGACCTCAACGGCGACGCCGACTACCGCCGCCACCTCGCGACCGTGCTGACCCGTCGGGCCGTGCTCGCGGCGGCAGCCCGGAGCTGA
- a CDS encoding SRPBCC family protein, translating to MDLSHSFTVPTSVEATWAHFQDIGALAECFPGAQVTAVGEDADGNPTFEGTCKVKLGPIALVYAGAGSFVERDEAARRFVVDAKGRDKRGNGTAGAKVTVTMAAADGGSTQVDVVTDLAITGKPAQFGRGVMQDVSDKLLGQFVTCLEQRLAAEAAPEAPVQQPNSSSAAAGDDKSGSGVADQEPPRPAPARPAAPANDDDALDLGSAVLPVLLKSYGKQAAIAVLALIGLRLLVRTLRR from the coding sequence ATGGACCTCAGCCACTCCTTCACCGTCCCGACCTCGGTCGAGGCGACCTGGGCGCACTTCCAGGACATCGGCGCGCTCGCCGAGTGCTTCCCAGGCGCCCAGGTCACCGCCGTCGGCGAGGACGCCGACGGCAACCCGACCTTCGAGGGCACCTGCAAGGTCAAGCTCGGCCCGATCGCGCTCGTGTACGCCGGCGCGGGCAGCTTCGTCGAGCGCGACGAGGCCGCGCGCCGGTTCGTCGTCGACGCCAAGGGCCGCGACAAGCGCGGCAACGGCACGGCGGGCGCGAAGGTCACCGTGACCATGGCGGCCGCCGACGGCGGCTCCACGCAGGTCGACGTCGTCACCGACCTCGCCATCACCGGCAAGCCGGCCCAGTTCGGGCGTGGCGTGATGCAGGACGTCTCCGACAAGCTGCTCGGCCAGTTCGTGACCTGCCTCGAGCAGCGCCTCGCCGCCGAGGCGGCTCCGGAGGCTCCGGTTCAACAACCGAATTCGTCGTCCGCCGCGGCCGGGGACGACAAATCCGGTAGTGGCGTGGCGGATCAGGAGCCCCCGCGCCCGGCGCCCGCACGCCCAGCCGCGCCGGCCAACGACGACGACGCGCTCGACCTGGGCTCGGCCGTCCTGCCGGTGCTCCTCAAGAGCTACGGCAAGCAGGCGGCGATCGCGGTGCTCGCGCTGATCGGCCTGCGCCTGCTGGTCCGGACGCTGCGCAGGTAG
- a CDS encoding iron-containing alcohol dehydrogenase, with the protein MVLTATPARPRLSGGADEEPTGLVKFHAPEVVFGTGSLSEAGFAAARLGARRPLVVTDPGIIAAGWVDELLGHLREAGLRPVVWSQVTPNPRDHEVRAAFAHYLEWECDVIIGIGGGSCADAAKGVAVLSGNGGDILDYRGVDRMTQPIPPLLIIPSTSGTGADVSQFCIVTDTARSVKVTIMGRALVPDISITDPRLLVTMPDLLNAATGLDALTHGIEAFVSLAHNPLADTHALNAVGLVCGHLRSTITDPLETEHRRKMAQASLQAGLAFSNAILGATHAMSHQVGGLLDAPHGVVNGVLLPHVIRYNARATPDRFVALAAAAGLDVAGMPGEEAADLLADHVRRLADDVGVPRGLRELGVTEADVPRLADTTLDDACLTTNPRAATLHDVEKLFLEAL; encoded by the coding sequence ATGGTGCTCACGGCAACTCCGGCCCGACCCCGGCTCTCGGGCGGTGCCGACGAGGAGCCGACCGGGCTGGTGAAGTTCCACGCGCCGGAGGTGGTCTTCGGCACCGGGTCGCTCAGCGAGGCCGGCTTCGCAGCGGCCCGGCTCGGCGCGCGTCGCCCCCTGGTCGTCACCGACCCCGGCATCATCGCCGCCGGCTGGGTCGACGAGCTGCTCGGCCACCTGCGGGAGGCGGGCCTGCGTCCGGTGGTGTGGTCGCAGGTGACCCCGAACCCGCGCGACCACGAGGTCCGGGCGGCGTTCGCGCACTACCTGGAGTGGGAGTGCGACGTCATCATCGGCATCGGCGGCGGCTCCTGCGCCGACGCCGCGAAGGGCGTGGCGGTGCTGTCCGGCAACGGCGGCGACATCCTCGACTACCGCGGCGTCGACCGGATGACCCAGCCCATCCCGCCCCTGCTGATCATCCCCAGCACGTCGGGCACGGGGGCCGACGTCAGCCAGTTCTGCATCGTCACCGACACCGCCCGCTCGGTGAAGGTGACGATCATGGGCCGTGCCCTGGTCCCGGACATCTCGATCACCGACCCGCGGCTGCTCGTCACGATGCCGGACCTGCTCAACGCCGCGACCGGCCTCGACGCGCTGACCCACGGCATCGAGGCGTTCGTGTCGCTGGCCCACAACCCGCTCGCCGACACCCACGCCCTCAACGCCGTCGGCCTGGTCTGCGGCCACCTCCGCTCCACCATCACCGACCCCCTCGAGACCGAGCACCGCCGCAAGATGGCGCAGGCCAGCCTGCAGGCCGGACTCGCGTTCTCCAACGCGATCCTCGGTGCCACCCACGCGATGAGCCACCAGGTCGGCGGCCTGCTCGACGCCCCGCACGGGGTCGTCAACGGCGTGCTGCTGCCGCACGTGATCCGCTACAACGCCCGCGCGACGCCCGACCGCTTCGTCGCGCTCGCCGCGGCGGCCGGGCTCGACGTCGCGGGGATGCCCGGGGAGGAGGCCGCGGACCTGCTCGCCGACCACGTGCGCCGGCTGGCCGACGACGTCGGAGTGCCACGGGGGCTGCGCGAGCTCGGGGTGACGGAGGCCGACGTACCCCGCCTCGCGGACACGACCCTCGACGACGCGTGCCTGACGACCAACCCGCGTGCCGCCACGTTGCACGACGTGGAGAAGCTCTTCCTCGAAGCGCTGTGA
- a CDS encoding MadS family sensor histidine kinase, whose product MTEQLDLATLTGVRSGKRSYYRAYVRSDERMQRAVRAMDSISRGLVSTVEGPRGLLEQVARAAAEHLNAAWLILGLADGQLPGARPRFLVVDGTRGALVDDDTHLPPGVRRELGAIRAGHATRTPRDDSWVRVPMTLAGDPIGSLVGLHGLDDEPEPGDLSVLRILANEAAVALHTSEQYQAGLALHRRAQRLYDETAAQARDLAERTRELRHAEERLLVAHQRELLDHERHRIARELHDSVTQYVLSAGMAVEVARGMAADEGREAIEARLSTAKELSAQAVDQLRRAIYALHQPQRDVVHALPELLLEVAEHHRPHLAVTVRVDGSVAELTADADHEIARAVGEALFNVATHAEASRAVVRLRYRPDELFVSVADDGTGDPSELARRLRLERGPSADGRHRGLANIECRITELGGSIAFRRARIGGVRVEMRIPLPLDAQRPGIIAGLVGTGPEQVEPWQP is encoded by the coding sequence ATGACCGAGCAGCTCGACCTGGCGACGCTGACCGGGGTCCGGTCCGGCAAGCGGTCCTACTACCGCGCCTACGTGCGCTCCGACGAGCGCATGCAGCGGGCGGTCCGCGCGATGGACTCGATCTCCCGCGGCCTGGTCAGCACCGTGGAGGGGCCGCGAGGACTGCTCGAGCAGGTGGCGCGGGCCGCCGCGGAGCACCTCAACGCGGCGTGGCTGATCCTGGGCCTCGCCGACGGCCAGCTCCCCGGCGCCCGGCCCCGCTTCCTCGTCGTCGACGGCACGCGCGGCGCACTGGTCGACGACGACACCCACCTGCCCCCCGGGGTACGACGCGAGCTCGGCGCCATCCGTGCCGGGCACGCCACGCGGACGCCCCGCGACGACTCCTGGGTGCGGGTGCCGATGACCCTCGCCGGTGACCCCATCGGCAGCCTGGTCGGGCTGCACGGCCTCGACGACGAGCCGGAGCCGGGCGACCTGTCCGTGCTGCGCATCCTCGCCAACGAGGCCGCCGTCGCGCTGCACACCTCCGAGCAGTACCAGGCCGGTCTCGCGCTGCACCGCCGCGCCCAGCGCCTGTACGACGAGACCGCCGCCCAGGCCCGCGACCTCGCCGAGCGCACCCGCGAGCTGCGCCACGCGGAGGAGCGGCTGCTGGTGGCCCACCAGCGCGAGCTGCTCGACCACGAGCGGCACCGGATCGCGCGCGAGCTCCACGACAGCGTCACGCAGTACGTCCTGTCCGCCGGCATGGCCGTCGAGGTCGCCCGGGGCATGGCGGCCGACGAGGGGCGCGAGGCGATCGAGGCGCGGCTGAGCACCGCCAAGGAGCTCAGCGCCCAGGCGGTCGACCAGCTCCGCCGCGCGATCTACGCCCTCCACCAGCCCCAGCGCGACGTCGTGCACGCCCTTCCCGAGCTGCTGCTGGAGGTCGCCGAGCACCACCGCCCGCACCTCGCGGTGACGGTCCGGGTCGACGGCTCCGTCGCGGAGCTGACCGCCGACGCGGACCACGAGATCGCCCGCGCGGTGGGGGAGGCGCTGTTCAACGTCGCCACCCACGCCGAGGCGAGCCGGGCCGTCGTACGGCTGCGCTACCGGCCGGACGAGCTGTTCGTCAGCGTGGCCGACGACGGCACGGGCGACCCGTCCGAGCTGGCCCGGCGGCTGCGTCTGGAGCGCGGGCCGTCCGCCGACGGGCGCCACCGCGGCCTGGCCAACATCGAGTGCCGCATCACCGAGCTCGGTGGCTCGATCGCCTTCCGGAGGGCCCGCATCGGCGGCGTCCGGGTGGAGATGCGGATTCCCTTGCCCCTGGACGCGCAGCGTCCGGGCATCATCGCAGGCCTGGTCGGAACCGGGCCGGAACAGGTGGAACCATGGCAACCCTGA
- a CDS encoding MadR family response regulator transcription factor, with the protein MATLTEATTPAPTPAPARTVDIMLVDDHAIVRQGLRSILEREHDLRVVAEASTAAEALAVVGRARPAIVLLDLKLSTSSDTEGLDLCEALAAEYPELAILVLTTFLDEQLVLRAVKAGARGYVVKDVDMTGLVRSIRDVARGESAFDARSAAAMVRGLKAPPVTDEKKLTAREREVLGLLARGLSNRDIGSRLFISETTAKFHVGNILRKLDVTRRAEAVYEASKMGVI; encoded by the coding sequence ATGGCAACCCTGACCGAGGCGACGACGCCGGCACCGACGCCGGCACCGGCGCGGACCGTCGACATCATGCTGGTCGACGACCACGCGATCGTGCGCCAGGGCCTGCGCTCGATCCTCGAGCGCGAGCACGACCTGCGCGTCGTCGCCGAGGCCTCCACGGCGGCCGAGGCGCTGGCCGTCGTCGGACGTGCCCGTCCGGCGATCGTGCTGCTCGACCTGAAGCTGTCGACGTCGTCCGACACCGAGGGCCTGGACCTGTGCGAGGCGCTGGCCGCGGAGTACCCCGAGCTCGCGATCCTGGTGCTCACCACCTTCCTCGACGAGCAGCTGGTGCTGCGGGCCGTGAAGGCCGGCGCGCGCGGCTATGTCGTCAAGGACGTCGACATGACCGGCCTGGTCCGCTCGATCCGCGACGTCGCACGAGGCGAGAGCGCCTTCGACGCCCGCTCGGCCGCGGCGATGGTGCGCGGGCTCAAGGCCCCGCCGGTGACCGACGAGAAGAAGCTGACCGCCCGCGAGCGGGAGGTCCTCGGCCTGCTCGCGCGCGGCCTGTCCAACCGCGACATCGGCAGCCGGCTCTTCATCTCCGAGACGACGGCGAAGTTCCACGTCGGCAACATCCTGCGCAAGCTCGACGTCACCCGCCGGGCCGAGGCCGTCTACGAGGCCTCCAAGATGGGCGTGATCTGA